The region gccgacaacctacggctcacacggctggggccagaggagaagacagggaagttaaaaaaaataaaaaataccccaaaccccccccctcccgggtgcagaggttacctgggaaaagcccagcataaccaaactgcaccactccagcaacgccgacaacgtacggctcacacggctggagccagaggagaagagagggcacaacaaaaacaaaaaaaaaacaaaaaacaacccaattacccccccatcaccccccagaggaccgtcccatcaaaccctgggaggtgaaaccaaaagaaataaaaaagactaacagactaacataaagtcacctgggtcaaactatgctccagacagcctgcattttcaactccaccagaccacagacagtgctttaaaacccacaaaaacaacaaattaacccctgataaaaacacctcatactaaaacaagaaacggataatagaccaataaaactactgttatgtttcgcaccgacccagcataaaataagcagagcacggttcaaaggataacagaatttaataaacataacagtgagatgcagtgctaaacaactaaaaagtccgcggtctggtgaggtggaaacacggcgcgctcttaacagctcaaacggtccggagccacagcagttcggacccagggaccccgcagacaccccccaggtggccgcgacaaaccgagtctgtgaagaaagaaaacatgaggtgagtccaactccacacagagagacacaactcaaaggtgcatgcaatcagcaaacacttcctggcttaaatctatacatcagcttctcaccctgcaggcacggaacaactcagttcaaatctccactgcagcagaagctgattagacaattagatttaacgtgacagctcaataacacaaggtgtgagggacaccaaatccactgtcattacttcataaaagtcaccaaaaccaaattacctcaggaagtgtgctgaagagcgtgagacctcacccaatcctccttcacagactgtggcgtcaaacctggagcggtctctgcgtccgtgatggtgagattgttctcctgacgtcgatctcacacgtctgctcacaaggtcgagtctctggcaatcacacactgtgcattcaaggtttaaatgcagcaatctctgattaagacagaatacaccacagctgtgagtcctgatgacctgcatgtgaaaacaagcctcaggtgttcagggtgaggtcctaatgctcagccactcagtcctgaatgcataccacctggtgggagaaacagaaaacaaaacccaagccagccaaacaccccagcccacaacagtgttTCTGTTATTGTAATTTTCTTTTCTAGCAAACATTTGGAATTTTTGACTTTATTTTTAGGTCAGCGTTGAGAAAGGCACGCAGTGTTCTCTCTATGGGCTACAAACGAACATAGACCATGAGGTCCGTGTCCGGTGCAAGAGACTTGGTTCGAAAGACTTTGGAGAATTCAGCGAGTCAATATTTATACACGTTCCCTTAAAAGGTACAAAGAACAGTGTGTGTCGGCATAGATATGCTCTTatcaacattttttaagtatGTAAATTTAGCTTGTATTCTTGAGATGATTGGATTGTCATTCACATATAATAATCCATTTATATTAATAATGTCCATTTGTGGTGGTAGTGGTTTAAAGTCAAACGCAAATTATGATACGCTAGAAATCAAGACAACCTACCTATGTGTCTTCCTACTAAAAATGCTCACGTGTTTCATACAATTTTATTCTTTCCTTTCCAGCAGTGCAATTATTACTTTGTTAAATTTTAATGAGATACACTTCAGTATATAAATAATCTTATTACTAgcgcgttgcccgtggggatccacaggctctacattgggtagtgtttataaaataggtagctgacatttttcaagggtggtaataaattgtgtaaagtctttataatgatttggaatggcgtgtaagtccacaatgtaattatcaacgtatattgttcactgttgttatgtaatatctgtaatttctccaaaaatattagtcctatcaatgttccattttggcagcgtctatcctcgacccaaaatacataagcataccaaatggcaaatgtcagctctccccagtttctccatgttcGAAGCTACACGCACATATGCATACACGTATACAAAGGTCACTTCGctttagatgatttaccgccccctgctggaatggcgtgcaagtccagaatgtaattaccaACATCTAgcattcactgttgttagctaatatccgtagtttctctaaaaatatcagTCCTATCAACATACCGTTTTGGTGGCgcttatccttgacccaaaatacataagcatgccaaacggcaaatgtcagctctccccagtttctctgtgatcaaaggtatacacacacatgcatgtacaaagaagccacttggcttttaatatatagatagggGTTTTTTGAATGTGATTCCACAATGCATTCTATATGCACTACATGTATATCTATGTTTTTTTCCCTCCAGATTCTAGATTTCCTGTTGTAGGTCTGCTCATCTTTGGCGCCTTGTGTTTAGTGGCCATCCTGATGTTAGTTATCATATCCCACCAGGAAAAGTAAGTCATTTATAGCCACCAAGATTTATGTGCAGGACTGAAGGTTTAAAAAAATTCCACATATGGTCTTTGTGTGTCTCCTAACCACAATACActtgagctggagaagctgcaccaGCAGAAATGTTATTTAAAGAAGTGACAGCACAGTAAATTTTCTTTGTCTGAAAGGTTTTGTGTTGAGAAAAGAGTTAAATGCTAGCAGCTGTAGCTTTCACAGGATAGtaaatttttaaattattaatatGTATGACTTTGAAATATCTAAATTGAGAGTTTATAATTTGTCTTCCCTTAAGATTGATGGTGATCCTTTTACCTCCTGTCCCTGGACCTAAAATCAAAGGAATTGACCCCGAGCTGCTCAAGGTATTTCCCTATTTATAATCATGTTTTTACATCAATCCTGGTCCTTATTGGCCAATGGACTGTCAATGTTGTGTTTTAATTAGAATCATAACTTTACTTTTATAACATTAATCAAATGTGCTTATTTATTTCATGTACCTCTGACATGCCTGCATGTTGGACGTGTCTTTTACAAAATCTTGACTCATGCTGTTTTGAAATTGACGGAATCTTTTGTAGGACGTTTATGAGAAGAGTTTCACCTTGGGGTTTAAAATTTCTGGAATCAAAGGCtagttgtgtgtgtgcatgcgtgcatatgTGCGTACATGTGTTGATTTGCTAACTCATATTTGTTACCAAACCAGGATTAGGAGGGCCATAAATGAGATTTTGGCTTCTTGTTGTTATGGTAATAAGCCAGGAACAAAGTCAAACAACCCCAGATGCAGGTAGCGAGGACACAGAAGTAGGGAtgcaaaaaaaatcaaagtgcttTAATAATTCCAAGTGATACCCCTGTACAACAAACAGAGTTGACGTGACATTCCGTGAGGGAGCCAGGAGTCGtggaataacaaaaaaaaaaaaatactgcagggacaggaaacagaaaaatacaaacgAGAGGCTACAGAGAAATGTCTAATACTAAACACGATCTCAAACGACAATCACCAGAACAATGCGGTAGACCCGCAACCAACAGTGAGGAGGGAGAGGCTTAAATACACATACTAATGAACAACAGGTGCTTAATCAGGGCAGACAAGAACATGTGATAACTAAAGGAGCACAACACAAAGAGATCAttaactaagcaaacaataaccaCACGGAAATAAAAGCCTAgtatacaaacaaacacaaaaaatagaACAAAACATCAACGATATAAAACTACATGACAATCACAACAAAAACCATGATGCAATAGAACAAAGACCAGAAACTAAGAATAAACAGCTGTACACAAGAAACGGTGGAGGACATCAGGGCTAAGGTCAGGGACAGACATATtcacaaccagtgttgccacagttactttgaaaaggtaGTTCAGTTACTGATTActagttttaaaagtaactaggttagattacgagttacttttttagttactttcagcagctgtcaaCAGACTcgacacccccaccaccaccaccgcacctcaacatgaaaatgacaaacggttttgccaatactcactttgtagtcaccctttcttgacttcagtgaacgTAAATActtgtttaattaaaaaaataaagacaccTTTCTTgagctcatatttaactgttgacagcattgtaacagtaaaacttaccatttctaacctacattattTGTAAATGTAACTTCCTTCTaaatttttctaacattttaattatttctaaacattttagttgttgaaattattgttgttgttgttattattaagtagtattagtagtagtaatagtatgtcttcaaaagtggacctttaatctagggttgTTATGGGGAGCCACGCCCACCCCGCCCACACTCCCTTTCCGCATGGATTGGCCCCTGGTTGCtgtttgagcaggaagaatggataacgtttatttatgcagaacgcATGACCATAATGAcaagtaagaaggttttatcattttttacatcatgtcgtcctcagaaagagacttgggtGCATTTGGGTAGACAAAAAGTGTTAGCATTTGCACgttgcggatcagctgtttttaacaaggaCAAACACAgagtggcacagagttttaaagaaaaaaaagtataaaaatgtctttgtaaaacaatAGCTCTGAGTGCCACCGCACTTTGAGAGACAAATGTTCCTCAACTCAGAGCTGAGGTGCACAGTGGATGCGGCTCTGTGCAGCAGCTCGCTGGAAGTGGGCAGTTCAGACCTCCCGCTGCATCTCGTCGGAACACCTGTTGTAAAGCTGTgattgacccacaatacaaaaataatagtaacgcacagtgactcagagaagtaactgtaatctgattactgatttggaaagattaacacgttagattagtcgttactgaaaaaaaacacattaccAGCATCACTGTTCACAACATACAAATGAAAAACCAACACAACATCAGACAGAGAATGGACAGAAGTAACATgcatgatgcacacacacacacatacatacaggacCACCAGTTGCAGACGAGACAGAACACACATACAAATGACATTTAACCACAGACATGGGCCGAGATCACGCGTACACATGCGCCAGActccacaaacacacgcacaggaCTCGGGAGGCAGAGAGGCAGACACACTCTAACACAttcccacagcagacagcagggacACAGCCACACACAGACCGGAGACAGGAGGAAGAGCACACAGGGGACAGACATGACCAGCACACATGACAGATGAGGAGGactaaacacacagacaaaagaCTAAGACAGGAACTAACGGGGTGAGCTCACAACACTTGTTCAGTGTGAAGAATTTTGAAAATAAGTGTTCAAATCGTGTTCTTTTTTATCTTACAGAAAGGCAAATTGAAGGAGTTAACCTCCATTTTAGGTGGTCATCCTGATCTGAGACCAGAGTTGTACAACAACGATCCCTGGGTGGAATTCATTGACTTAGACATCGAAGAGCACAACGACAGACTGACCGACTTGGATATGGACTGTCTCATGGACCCCTCCCTGTCCACCCACTGTTCCCCGCTCTCCATGGGCTTCAGAGACGACGACTCGGGCCATGCCAGCTGCTGTGACCCGGACCTTCCCATTGACCCCGAAATGGCACCATTCCATTCACTCCTCTCGAACCCGACCATCAGCACGGAGGTGTCATGCCCATCGGCCTCCCCGGACCTCCAGAGCCTCCCGGCTGGTGCGCCTTCCTTTACATCCCCGACGAGGGAAGCGCTGTACACCCAAGTGAGTGAAGTGAAATCATCTGGAGAGGTGCTGCTGGAACATGAGGACCAGAATGCAGAGAACAAAGACTCAGAGATGGACAATggggaaaaagaaaaggaaaagaaagAGCTGAAGCTTATGATGGTGAATGTAGATCATGGAGGTTACACTTCAGGAGTCAGTACTGCGAGTCCACAGGTGATCGTTACTGAATCTTGCCAGAGTAAAGAAGACTTCAGTTTAGAACTGCCTCCATCATCTGCAGATGACTGGAGTCCTCAGCGTGAATCAGATGTGATCCCATCTCACCCTGCTCCGGTCTACACTGTGGTAGATGGCGTCAACATAAGAAACAGCCTTCTGCTGACTCCGGACTCAGTGCCCACCCCACAGATAATAATGCCAAAGGCCATGCCAACACCAGAAGGCTACCTGACCCCTGACCTTTTGGGAAGCATCACACCATAGATCCACGGTGTATTGTACCTCTTTAAAACTCTTCAGATAAACAAAGAGATAAGTTTGGGAACTGTTGAGAACCCCAAGATTTAGTGCTGAATGTCAGCCTTTATGAAATACTGGTGGACCTTCTGCCCGTGTTGGCACCACCACCACAGTGTTCGACAGCTGCTTCAGCAAACTTGTGTGGTTTGAGGATTGGTATAAGAGAAGAAAAGCACACGCTCATGTCTTttagaagctgggagctggacatAACGTCAATAATTCAGTGGAATTGATATTTAACAATCAAGTCTGATATGCCATATCTCCTTTCATTAAGTGCCAACACATCTTCCATATCTGGATCCCtatctgcaccccccccccaccaccacccccataTAGACCCCTGAGCACCTTTTTAAATATTATAAATTCATTGCACTGCCTATTCTTACACTGCGTTTTACATTATTTTACATATCAGAAGCTTTCGGATTGATAAAATCTGGGTATAACTGTTATTCTACACAAGATTCACAATCAAGATTCAAGAACTTTGTTCTAATTATGCACAGTTGGTGCATAGACATGGTCTAAGGTGTTGTGCGTTTCACATGTTGGTATAGCCTGGGAAGTTCAGGCTTGAGATTTGTCTCATTAAAATCCCCAGCGATGACAAAAGCACCATCATAGTGTATGAACTGTTGTTTGCTGATGGAATCATACATGTGACCAAGTGCTAGCTATGCATTTGCCTGTGGTGGTATGTATACTGCAGTAATAATAACAGTCAGTCCCCTGTGTAAGTGAAATGGTTGGCAGTCCACCTCCTGCCTTCTGACACGAGTCAGGTGTTCTGTCAGCACAATGGAACAAGCTGCCTGTTACTTCATCTGCAGCATCCAGCATGGCCTGTTGTTATTCAGCGATATCGTCATAACAATCCAGTCTAAcgacatgattcagcagcacaaaatatatattaatctattggttcgtcatattgtcacgaaaactgCAAAGGTTTTCGGaatggcagcacaaatttattctaattcattccgtgacgggTGCACATAATTCAGGTAGCCTGGAGTGGCTCAAAAGAGCCAGGTACCGCGGGTCTCCTCCCCTACTGTGATTAGTTGAGAGCTCTGAGCTCTGATTGGTGCATAACTTATGACGTGTCTAAGGACATCGCTTCTGAAGGCATCAACCTTTTTCTGGATTGTTTCTAGTCTCTCTGAGCACAAACGGCACATCCACCCTTCATTGATGTATAATCTGACATATCTCTGTAGCAAATAGGCTAAATTTGCACAACAACTTTCCTAGCGTCCTTTGCATGTTTTTGACATACAAAACAAATCCCTTTTGTAAATTATGGCTTTACAGGAGTCAAATCATCAACAGCACCATCCTCCAACAAGGAGGCCGCcatgtttttctgttttggtCACGTTGTCTCACGTTCGTGGCGTTGCAAGGTATGACCAGTGGGAATTCCCACCATATTGGGTTACAAAATGGCCACTGAACACAGGCGTAATGTGCATCGCCTACGCCGGAAGCAGgctaaggttagggttggagtaggagtagggttagtaatagtgagtttaaaaaaccctgccacgaaaattttaatcatttcgtgatgggaggacgaagaaaaatgtgagactgggctgcttcaTAAATATCAGAATGCAGCGGCCCTTTGTCGTTCTCTTTGTAGCGATGCTTCGTCTGAGTTTGTCCATTGTGTTATTGTCACCGACATGATGATGAATGAATCGTATACTATCAAAACATTATACCCTTGAGCTGTTTATTCCGCTCCTTTTCAGCTTGCATGTGAAGTTTGTACAATAAAATGTTACAGTACCACTAAAAAAAACCATGTTACTTATTGTATATGTGTCTGCCAGCATGTGCAGTCCTGAAATATTAAGATCAAGCaggagcagaaggttcccagttcgagGCTTGGGTTGGTTaggttagaccgtacttgtgtgacgcgccttgaggcagctttgttgtgatttggctctatataaacgaagtaaattgaaataaattaaggaccaacccccccccccccccttttcccgttccccatgtaatgtggagttgtgttagaACGGACATCCCgcataaaatgtggaaatcaacatgtagatccataaTGGATCTGCTATGGCGACCTCCATTGAAAAAGGAAGAAGCTAAAAAAAATATGAGGGAGGCTTAGTTGGAGAGTAACATATTTTAAAGACTAATTGCTTCTAAAATAAATTGCGTTTACATTTATGTTCGCAACTGTGAAAGTTCTCGAATGTGGCTTGTTTGGCTCATAGGTATAAAGATTTGAatgttgaattgtgtatttaaTGGAAATTTAATGTTGTGTGGGATCGTAATTATCGGTTGAATTTGTACAGTTATTGCTTCAGtcgaaaatacaaataaatgcctTTTAGAATTtcatgtgtgtgtattttgattaACTCCTTTGCATAAGCATCTAGAGAAGTTGCCGTGCACAGCTTGTTGGTAATGCCATGCTGTTTAAGTAGCTGCAAAAACTGGCACTGAGGGTAGATAAGGAGGCATTTGTTATCGGTGAGCAGGTGACTCACCATCAGCTGTGGATGCGGACATGTATTTTCAGCCGATGTGTAGCACATGAATGTAAAATTAAAATATTCTGATTAATTCTTATAACAAATTTCATGGATTTTCTTAAATTACTGAGCAAAAGGTGCATAACACCTGTGAATAAAGTGTAGACATGGATAAATCCATCAATAACCAGAACCAGGGGTGTATTAAAGCAGAGGTTTAACTGGGCTGAAGACCAGCGACCCAAAGTCACATGGGGGGCCCTACATTAATGTCCACCAAAATGTTTGGGAGAACACACacaacaacatgaacacaaacctcACACAATATAACACAAAAACTTAAAATATTAGGGATGTTAAtcgtacaactcacgattcaatttgattccgatgcttggggtgacgattcgattcagaatcgattttcgattgaaagagctctcAGAAATagctatattacttaaaaaatgtttaagaaaatgcaactttacaaggttaatcaagtgattctagatgtaaatttacttatctgctttgctcgttcagagttggctggcactttagcgaagcgctggtcagtagtcggcagagaccgctgctccacttcttttagctccgggtgatggcgtagcatgtgggcttgcggatttgaagtgtttctgaagtactttactttcattttgcagattctgcacactgcataagtcatgtcaagctccttcttacgcagcaaataataaaatccaaaatgcgcccaaacatttgccttcagcaaagacagtgctggctgaattagcgcttcgtccaccatgctaagctacagctcacgaatgtttgaagcacaccagacccc is a window of Thalassophryne amazonica chromosome 17, fThaAma1.1, whole genome shotgun sequence DNA encoding:
- the ghrb gene encoding growth hormone receptor b isoform X1 — translated: MFSPQMNTMAAALVTVLLFLHTFTASTFQPTSDLVLLERHPHLTGCVSADMETFRCRWNVGTFLNLSELGELRFFYIRKETTQDSPKEWTECPHYSTERQNECFFNKNHTSVWTNYGVQLRSRDQSIVYDEDFFVFIDIVQPDPPVDLNWTLLNVSMTGNFLDIMLRWRPPQSADVETGWMTLQYEVQHRAANSDLWKVVSVEKGTQCSLYGLQTNIDHEVRVRCKRLGSKDFGEFSESIFIHVPLKDSRFPVVGLLIFGALCLVAILMLVIISHQEKLMVILLPPVPGPKIKGIDPELLKKGKLKELTSILGGHPDLRPELYNNDPWVEFIDLDIEEHNDRLTDLDMDCLMDPSLSTHCSPLSMGFRDDDSGHASCCDPDLPIDPEMAPFHSLLSNPTISTEVSCPSASPDLQSLPAGAPSFTSPTREALYTQVSEVKSSGEVLLEHEDQNAENKDSEMDNGEKEKEKKELKLMMVNVDHGGYTSGVSTASPQVIVTESCQSKEDFSLELPPSSADDWSPQRESDVIPSHPAPVYTVVDGVNIRNSLLLTPDSVPTPQIIMPKAMPTPEGYLTPDLLGSITP
- the ghrb gene encoding growth hormone receptor b isoform X2, which gives rise to MNTMAAALVTVLLFLHTFTASTFQPTSDLVLLERHPHLTGCVSADMETFRCRWNVGTFLNLSELGELRFFYIRKETTQDSPKEWTECPHYSTERQNECFFNKNHTSVWTNYGVQLRSRDQSIVYDEDFFVFIDIVQPDPPVDLNWTLLNVSMTGNFLDIMLRWRPPQSADVETGWMTLQYEVQHRAANSDLWKVVSVEKGTQCSLYGLQTNIDHEVRVRCKRLGSKDFGEFSESIFIHVPLKDSRFPVVGLLIFGALCLVAILMLVIISHQEKLMVILLPPVPGPKIKGIDPELLKKGKLKELTSILGGHPDLRPELYNNDPWVEFIDLDIEEHNDRLTDLDMDCLMDPSLSTHCSPLSMGFRDDDSGHASCCDPDLPIDPEMAPFHSLLSNPTISTEVSCPSASPDLQSLPAGAPSFTSPTREALYTQVSEVKSSGEVLLEHEDQNAENKDSEMDNGEKEKEKKELKLMMVNVDHGGYTSGVSTASPQVIVTESCQSKEDFSLELPPSSADDWSPQRESDVIPSHPAPVYTVVDGVNIRNSLLLTPDSVPTPQIIMPKAMPTPEGYLTPDLLGSITP